One window of the Trifolium pratense cultivar HEN17-A07 linkage group LG2, ARS_RC_1.1, whole genome shotgun sequence genome contains the following:
- the LOC123911649 gene encoding methionine aminopeptidase 1B, chloroplastic produces MALTAMLGHTEFPKLSTFFNGEASLSSSNSPSFMGSPLSFSLSTTFPGNQSISRKQFVVFAAKMSRLEEAMKIRRERDLQVVKKDRKYRPLRRGKVSPRLPVPDDILKPPYVGSDILPEITSEYQIHDSEGIAKMRAAGELAARVLNFAGTLVRPSVTTNEIDKAVHQMIIDAGAYPSPLGYGGFPKSVCTSVNECMCHGIPDSRQLQNGDIINIDVTVYLNGYHGDTSRTYLCGEVSDAMKHLVKVSEECLEKGIAVCKDGAPFKKIGKKISEHAEKYGYSVVERFVGHGVGTVFHSEPLIFHHRNDEGGCMVEGQTFTIEPILTMGSTDCIEWPDNWTAVTTDGSPAAQFEHTLLITKTGVEILTTC; encoded by the exons ATGGCGCTCACTGCTATGCTGGGACACACTGAATTTCCGAAACTCTCTACTTTCTTTAATGGCGAAGCATcactttcttcttcaaattctcCTTCTTTTATGGGTTCTCCTCTTAGCTTCTCACTTTCTACTACGTTTCCCG GAAACCAATCAATTTCCAGAAAACAATTTGTGGTTTTTGCTGCAAAAATGTCAAGGTTGGAGGAAGCCATGAAAATCAGGAG AGAACGTGACCTTCAGGTTGTGAAGAAGGACAGAAAATATCGTCCATTAAGGCGTGGAAAAGTATCGCCACGTCTACCTGTCCCCGATGATATACTAAAGCCTCCTTATGTAGGCTCAGATATACTTCCAGAGATTACAAGTGAATATCAAATTCATGATTCTGAAGGTATAGCTAAAATGAGGGCTGCAGGTGAGCTTGCAGCACGTGTCTTAAACTTTGCAGGAACTTTGGTTAGG CCTTCTGTGACAACTAATGAAATTGATAAAGCAGTGCACCAAATGATAATTGATGCTGGTGCTTATCCCTCACCCCTTGGATATGGTGGATTTCCTAAAAGTGTATGCACATCAGTTAATGAGTGTATGTGCCATGGGATACCTGATTCACGGCAGTTACAg AATGGTGATATTATCAACATTGATGTGACAGTCTACCTGAAT gGATATCATGGAGACACATCAAGGACATATTTATGTGGGGAAGTCAGTGATGCAATGAAACACCTTGTTAAG GTAAGTGAAGAGTGCTTGGAGAAAGGAATAGCCGTTTGCAAGGATGGTGCTCCTTTTAAGAAAATTGGAAAGAAAATCAG CGAGCATGCCGAAAAATATGGATACAGCGTAGTGGAACGCTTTGTTGGGCACGGTGTTGGAACAGTGTTTCATTCTGAGCCATTAATTTTTCATCATC GCAATGATGAAGGAGGTTGCATGGTTGAAGGTCAAACATTTACAATTG AACCTATTCTTACGATGGGAAGCACTGATTGCATTGAATGGCCAGACAATTGGACAGCAGTTACAACCGATGGCAGTCCGGCAGCACAGTTTGAGCATACCCTTTTGATAACTAAGACGGGAGTTGAAATTTTAACTACATGTTGA
- the LOC123911651 gene encoding allene oxide cyclase, chloroplastic-like, producing MASMSSLKMISSPKLSYSSSTSPLQTQNQLVSSRLSLSFPSKNFNTSTTQLVSTKSTRTSKNSTTTAFFFNKQKEHQETSKPAKVQELFVYEINERDRGSPAYLRLSQKSTNSLGDLVPFSNKLYSGNLEKRLGITSGLCILIQHVPEKKGDRYEAIYSFYFGDYGHIAVQGPYLTYQDTYLAVTGGSGIFEGVSGQVKLQQLVFPFKLFYTFYLKGIADLPADLLGKPVEPSPSVEPSPAAKATEPQASLPNFTN from the exons atGGCATCCATGTCTTCTTTGAAAATGATTTCTTCCCCCAAACTTTCCTACTCAAGTTCTACCTCTCCTCTTCAAACCCAAAACCAACTAGTTTCTTCTAGGCTCTCTCTATCCTTCCCAAGTAAAAATTTCAACACTTCAACCACCCAACTAGTATCTACTAAATCCACAAGAACTTCAAAGAACTCCACAACCACTGCATTCTTCTTCAATAAGCAAAAGGAACATCAAGAAACTTCAAAGCCAG CTAAAGTTCAAGAACTGTTTGTGTATGAGATCAATGAACGTGATAGAGGAAGTCCTGCATATCTTAGACTAAGTCAAAAATCAACAAACTCTCTTGGAGATTTAGTACCATTCAGCAACAAACTGTACTCAGGAAACTTAGAGAAAAGGCTAGGAATAACTTCAGGCTTATGTATACTGATCCAACATGTACCTGAGAAAAAGGGTGATAGATATGAAGCTATTTACAGCTTCTACTTTGGTGATTATGGTCATATAGCAGTTCAAGGACCTTATTTAACATACCAAGATACATATCTAGCTGTAACAGGTGGTTCTGGAATCTTTGAAGGTGTTTCTGGCCAAGTTAAACTTCAACAACTTGTGTTCCCATTTAAGCTATTCTACACTTTTTACTTGAAGGGTATTGCTGATTTGCCAGCTGATTTACTTGGAAAGCCTGTTGAACCATCACCAAGTGTTGAACCTTCTCCTGCTGCTAAGGCTACTGAGCCTCAGGCCAGTTTACCAAACTTCACCAACTAA